A window of Cellulomonas sp. SLBN-39 genomic DNA:
CGATGAGCACGCTCGCGGCGATGTAGTAGAGCATCCGCTTGTTCACGGGGTCGGCCAGGTCGTACCCGAAGAACGAGCGGAACCCGTTGAGGCCGTTGGTGCCGCCGGTGACCTTCTGCTGGCCGACGAGGAGGATCGCGAACGCGGCGGCCAGGGCCTGGGACAGGATCGCGAAGTACGCGCCGCGCACCCGCCGGCGGAACACCGCCAGGCCGAGGACGACGGCCAGCCCGGCGGGCAGCAGGAGGATCGCGAGCACGGTGACGACCGGGGAGCGCAGCGGCTCCCACCACCCGGGGACGACGCCGTCGCCGTACAGGAGCATGAAGTCGGGCACGCCGCCGGGGCCGGCGTCGGCGAGCTTCATGTGCATCGCCATGAGGTACCCGCCGAGGCCGAAGAACACGCCCTGGCCGAGCACGAGCATGCCGCCGCGGCCCCAGGCCAGGCCGATGCCGACGGCCACCATGGCCAGGCAGAGGAACTTGGCGAGCAGGTTGAGGCGGAAGTCCGACAGGACGGCGGGGGCGACGCCGAGCAGCAGGACCGCGGCCAGCGCGACCCCGCCCCAGGTGCGCGCGGCCGGGCGGCGCCACCAGACGGCGGCGGTCCCGGCGGCGG
This region includes:
- the urtC gene encoding urea ABC transporter permease subunit UrtC; this encodes MSAPPAPAAGTAAVWWRRPAARTWGGVALAAVLLLGVAPAVLSDFRLNLLAKFLCLAMVAVGIGLAWGRGGMLVLGQGVFFGLGGYLMAMHMKLADAGPGGVPDFMLLYGDGVVPGWWEPLRSPVVTVLAILLLPAGLAVVLGLAVFRRRVRGAYFAILSQALAAAFAILLVGQQKVTGGTNGLNGFRSFFGYDLADPVNKRMLYYIAASVLIAMVVAVGALMRSRFGELLVAVRDQENRVRFLGYDPAVVKVVAYAVAAAFAAVGGALFAPVVGIISPADVGVVPSIGLLVGVAIGGRATLLGPVLGSVAVSWAETSLSEQFPSFWTYFQGALFILVVAFLPDGLATLGRRRRRGGPGGAAGDPAPPARDGAGAGAPEPAATGAAHPAGAPDPAGRTA